The proteins below come from a single Corylus avellana chromosome ca3, CavTom2PMs-1.0 genomic window:
- the LOC132176020 gene encoding translation initiation factor IF-1, chloroplastic, giving the protein MMSLKPSTLHPHLLPLCNTQFPLSLPQSHSLPNPLLTNKRMPIHPRLVLAKSPNSDRSPRKTEEEKMTHEGSVTESLPNGMFRVRLDNQDTLIGYISGAIRKNYIRILPGDRVRVEVSRYDSSRGRITYRLRNTKD; this is encoded by the coding sequence ATGATGTCTCTCAAACCCTCAACTCTCCACCCTCATCTTCTGCCACTATGCAACACCCAATTCCCTCTTTCACTCCCACAAAGCCACAGTCTCCCAAACCCACTCTTAACCAACAAGCGCATGCCCATTCACCCGCGTCTCGTCTTAGCCAAATCTCCCAATTCGGATCGCTCCCCGCGGAAAActgaggaagagaaaatgaccCACGAAGGGTCAGTCACCGAGTCGCTCCCCAACGGCATGTTTCGGGTTCGCTTGGACAACCAAGACACGCTTATCGGTTACATTTCCGGTGCTATCCGAAAGAATTACATTCGTATACTCCCTGGTGATAGAGTCAGGGTCGAGGTCAGTCGCTACGACTCGTCCCGAGGCCGCATAACCTACCGACTCCGCAACACCAAAGATTAG
- the LOC132174780 gene encoding uncharacterized protein LOC132174780, with amino-acid sequence MFFSTWKKSMAKAELNSSAMTTSSHKWLLMFFLLSTTFSFNSVSSSATQPPDYNRHCALTVPPSPPNEAPLPSFFPLLPRSHEGYYTGGNPVLEPNPHAFTSTFLNSILLRTLSVYGTEVPGLFKLKGRLTFPNANKYNRREHFSYPRQGYYSTVMYSTSKRSSVSFKLEGFWSESKGDLCMVGSASAYKEGNLLDLSAVLKLHNLTSSTSITSLITGSFESLSTSANDPTHFEKISVLLLPQMKYKYTPVSGDFKNGSGLPRGLSLSSLPEHQLCSVTSGGFHPFKLRYDSGCNSAKNCSPFDAGMGYVPRFMSMSMIECSEENEKMRVLVEFPPDTSHVSYYRSFNPETTLVGEGTWDETEHQLCIVACRISGVKESWDNARVGDCSTRLTLRFPAIWSIKDVSDMVGKISTNKTMQEKGYFDRIMFRSFRNGMAGVPDLKYEYTKIDTARKLCQKSEKPARIKGARYPNGSSISVMRFDSSVKNSTGTIGWGYSVPISVGALFYEYSSSQDSEAEAPDLGGSGPVNISYHINLQSYNGFSPFNASSTSYESYEILAEGIYDAETGRLCMVGCRNIGSDDQIPRNDSWDCEILVEFQFPSLNSRRGGYIKGSINSARKKSDSLYFERLELSATYEDGSSIWRMDVEIVMVLISTTLSCVFVVLQIFHVKRHPHVLPLISLVMLSVLTLGQLVPLVLNFEALFFRSSSRWNIMRESDGWLEANEVIVRVTGMVAFLLQFRLMQKTWSARWGDGNQKSLWGAEKKVLFVALPLYIAGALVPVVVNLWNSSENDVMMASASITSSYPPRSLWGDLKSYAGLVLDGFLLPQILLNMFWNTKRSSLSCSFYLGNTFVRLLPHAYDLYRAHKYAHYYDGSYIYANPGADFYSSTWDVVIPLGGLLFALIIYLQQKFGGRCIFPRRLRELEGYEKVPVSVSSDA; translated from the exons ATGTTCTTCAGCACATGGAAAAAATCCATGGCGAAGGCAGAACTGAACTCTTCTGCAATGACAACCTCTTCACACAAATGGCTTCTCATGTTTTTCCTCCTTTCAACCACCTTCTCTTTCAACTCTGTCTCATCCTCAGCAACTCAACCCCCAGATTACAACCGTCACTGTGCTTTAACTGTCCCTCCATCCCCCCCAAATGAAGCTCCACTCCCAAGCTTTTTTCCTCTGCTTCCACGCTCCCATGAAGGTTACTATACCGGCGGCAACCCAGTTCTGGAACCAAACCCGCATGCATTCACGTCCACTTTCTTAAACTCCATCCTTCTTCGCACGTTGTCTGTCTATGGCACCGAAGTTCCAGGCTTGTTCAAGCTTAAAGGGCGTTTAACATTTCCAAACGCCAATAAGTACAACAGGAGGGAACATTTCTCGTATCCCCGCCAGGGATACTATTCTACTGTCATGTATTCTACGTCTAAAAGAAGTTCAGTAAGCTTTAAACTGGAGGGGTTTTGGTCAGAATCAAAGGGAGATCTTTGTATGGTTGGATCAGCCTCTGCATATAAAGAAGGTAATTTGCTTGATCTTTCTGCTGTTCTTAAACTCCATAATCTCACAAGTTCCACTAGTATTACTAGTTTGATAACTGGATCTTTTGAGAGCTTGAGTACTTCTGCCAATGATCCAACCCACTTTGAGAAAATTTCTGTATTGTTGCTTCCTCAAATGAAGTATAAATACACACCAGTTTCGGGAGATTTCAAAAACGGAAGTGGCCTTCCACGGGGTTTATCACTTAGTTCTCTTCCAGAACACCAATTATGCTCAGTAACCTCGGGGGGATTCCATCCGTTCAAATTGCGATACGACAGCGGCTGCAATTCTGCAAAGAATTGCAGTCCGTTTGATGCAGGCATGGGATATGTTCCTCGTTTCATGTCCATGTCTATGATCGAGTGTTCTGAGGAGAATGAAAAGATGCGGGTTCTCGTGGAGTTTCCTCCTGACACTAGCCACGTCAGTTATTACCGGAGTTTCAATCCTGAAACGACTCTGGTCGGGGAAGGAACATGGGATGAAACAGAGCATCAACTCTGCATCGTTGCTTGCCGAATTTCGGGCGTGAAGGAATCTTGGGATAATGCTCGTGTGGGTGATTGTTCAACAAGATTGACCTTGAGGTTTCCTGCAATCTGGTCAATCAAAGATGTTAGTGACATGGTGGGGAAAATTTCGACCAACAAAACCATGCAAGAGAAAGGTTATTTCGACAGAATCATGTTTCGAAGTTTTCGGAATGGAATGGCCGGGGTTCCTGACTTGAAGTATGAGTATACAAAAATTGACACTGCCAGGAAGTTATGCCAGAAATCTGAGAAGCCTGCTAGAATCAAAGGGGCAAGATACCCAAATGGGTCTTCTATTTCCGTCATGAGATTTGATTCCTCGGTGAAAAATTCTACAGGAACAATCGGTTGGGGTTATTCAGTTCCCATATCTGTTGGTGCTCTTTTTTATGAGTACTCAAGCTCTCAAGACTCTGAAGCGGAGGCACCAGATCTCGGCGGCAGCGGTCCAGTCAATATCAGCTACCATATAAACCTTCAATCGTACAATGGGTTTTCTCCGTTTAACGCATCTTCAACCTCATATGAGAGCTATGAGATTTTGGCTGAAGGGATATATGATGCGGAAACAGGACGCTTGTGTATGGTAGGCTGCCGAAATATTGGCTCTGACGATCAAATACCAAGAAATGATTCTTGGGATTGTGAGATTCTTGTTGAATTTCAATTCCCTTCATTAAATTCGAGGCGTGGAGGTTACATCAAGGGAAGCATTAATAGCGCACGGAAAAAATCTGATTCACTTTACTTCGAACGTTTAGAGTTGTCTGCAACTTACGAGGATGGATCTTCCATATGGAGGATGGATGTGGAGATTGTCATGGTACTTATCTCCACCACGCTGTCGTGTGTTTTTGTGGTTCTGCAGATCTTTCATGTGAAAAGGCACCCTCATGTGCTTCCCTTGATCTCCCTTGTCATGCTTTCAGTTCTCACTTTAGGCCAATTGGTGCCTCTTGTGCTGAACTTCGAAGCCCTGTTCTTCAGGAGTTCGAGCCGGTGGAACATAATGCGCGAAAGCGACGGATGGCTTGAAGCGAACGAG GTGATTGTTAGGGTGACTGGAATGGTAGCTTTCTTGCTGCAATTCCGTCTTATGCAAAAAACATGGTCAGCAAGATGGGGTGACGGAAATCAAAAGAGCTTGTGGGGTGCTGAGAAGAAGGTTCTCTTCGTGGCTTTACCTTTATACATAGCAGGGGCTTTAGTTCCTGTGGTGGTGAACTTGTGGAACAGCAGCGAAAATGATGTTATGATGGCCTCAGCTTCCATTACAAGTAGTTACCCACCGCGTTCTCTTTGGGGAGACTTGAAATCTTATGCTGGTTTGGTATTGGACGGTTTTCTTTTGCCTCAAATACTGCTCAACATGTTCTGGAACACAAAAAGGAGCAGTCTTTCTTGTTCATTCTACCTCGGAAACACTTTTGTCCGGTTGCTGCCGCATGCATATGATCTTTACAGGGCTCACAAGTATGCTCACTACTATGATGGCTCATACATATATGCAAATCCTGGTGCAGATTTTTACTCCTCTACTTGGGATGTTGTTATTCCTCTTGGGGGTTTGCTTTTCGCCTTGATCATTTACTTGCAGCAGAAGTTTGGTGGTCGTTGCATCTTTCCTCGGAGGCTTAGAGAGTTGGAAGGATATGAAAAGGTGCCTGTGTCAGTGTCTAGTGATGCATAA